From the genome of Salvia splendens isolate huo1 chromosome 7, SspV2, whole genome shotgun sequence:
TTTATGCCAGCTAGTCCTCGTATGTATAATGTCATTAGTAGAAGACACACCTGCATATGTCATAGCTTGTATAATCGTAGATTATCTCGGGCATGAGTTTAATGCAGTGCATGCCTAAATTCAGGCTTGGCATTACTAAAGGTGCAACATCCCATTGTATCTAGGTCTATAGGTAGCTAACTTGCATATATTTCTTAGTTATTTCTTTGTTAGTATTCACAAGCTTTGTTTCCCACCTAGAATTAGCGAATTGAAATGTACTACTGTTTTACAAAACCTGAAAAGGTGATGCTGTTAGAGTTGATCTTCACTCCTCtctcaaatttattttgttgaACAAACAACAAAGTAGTAAAATTTCATCATTACATATTTAGCAACCAGATCATTACAGATATCCACTGATTGCTCTAATTTTGGGCTTGAATGGCGATTGCCACTGCATGAATCTATCACTCATTGTACTTTCCGCAGCAGCAGAAAGCCTTATGGTAATGGAAGCGGAAGGCAAACAGCTGAAACGGGTTAGAGCCATCAAATTCACAATCAGCAACCCCTAAAGTACGTTTCTCTGTCTTCTCCTCAAAAACCGTAAGGCATTTTCCTGTACTATGAGAAACCCAGAATCTGAATGCACGGTGGTTCAGTTTCTTGGGTGGATTGACTGATTTCCCGTCTGCCTCTGATATATTACTCAGCTTCTTTAATGCTCGTAGTTTCACTCTACTGTGCCTGTCTACTGAAAGATAGCTCTCATCAGAGCATTTATCCATGTAGTTCCTGAATCTGATCTTCCACAAATTTAAAGTAAATTAGCTTAGGCTGTATAATCAATAGGATGCTATGTACATGAATGCTGTTTATGTACCTTTTATATGAAAACTCGAACAAACTTAGCATTCGTTTATGTAGTGCATATGCAAACCCATGGTTTATGAAACTAGGCATTACCTATAATAGCCAGAAGCTGAACCAGAGGTAGATTCCCAGCCAAAATAGGAGTTGTTGTTAGTCGACACCCCACCTATAACATTAGGCACCAGTAAACACCTCTATCTTTGTACTTGACATAGTCAGACTGCAATGCGCCAGCGATTAAGGAGTCATCAAAAGCAGTCATATGAGGATATGCATCACTAGGAGGACACTTATCCGTGTCACATGCTTTACATTGGCTGCAAAGAAGACCACTCTTCATATGCACAGCATCAGCAACAATGGATGCTTGAACGATAGCTAGGACTATAGCTAGAGAAACACAGTAGCTTCCCATAACCTCGTTTCTCTGAACCAGAGTTCCTTTTTGTTTCGTGTTCTGAGGTTATATATATACTTCGTATCTGATTCTTGTTTGCATCAACCTATGGCCTGCCTTTGTCGAATGAGACAAACATTGCTGTTTGTAAATCGGCATGATAAGTATCCCATGTGTCGAGATCAACTGCTCAGATTTGTAGTTGGCAGCTTGTTTTTATTCATTACATTGGGGGTAACTACATTTAAGATTAATCAAACATTGTTTTGTTGCATTCAAATAATTGTTTTATGCTTTGACCTTTTCTTCTTAAATTCTCCAGCCttcttgtattgagatcaagcaATAAGTAAACAACATAAATTCTTGAAACTTGCTTTTGCAAGAGCCCTTTTCACTCATTTCCAAGTACAAGCTTCCTAGTATTTACATGCACACAACAGcacacccaaaaaaaaaaaaaaacttcaaaagaaagatgaaaaaaaagaattaactTTAAAAATAAAGTTCATGCACCAGTTATGCATGACAGCATCCTGTGGCTCCTAAACCTCACAATTTGCTTCTTAGGGGGAGGATGAGCTCTGCCATCTGATGCAAAACCACGACCGCCTTCGATCACCACTGAGCTGCAGCGCCGGTGGTGGGCCCCACTGTGGCCCGACTGCGTATCATGGGGTCCGGGTGTGGCGGACCCTCTTCTGCCGATGTATTCTCGATCAAGATTGTCGTCTGTCATGTAGAAGTCGGCGATGTTGTATGGCTGCGCTGCTGCGCCGGAAGAGAGGCATTCGTATTTCCGGCGAGTCTGGCTCTTCTTCAGTGACTTGTATACCAATGGAATCAATCCTTCCATTTTCTGCTGCGACTTTTTTTTTTGGCAGGTTTTCTAGTGTTTTCTTCCTGTTTGGTAGCTAGTTAGATTACTTGAAGAATTTTGTTGATTTAAACTATATGGGTTTGGTGGAGTTTGATTATGATAgtcttttttcaattttctccaAACTTTTTATATTATAAGAGTTGGAAGCACACCACACGTAATCGTTTGCTTGACTTGAATAAAAATACAACATATGTAGAAAAAACTTTAAGACTGGTTTTTTAATACAATTTGATAATTTGAAGAAATATACTTAATACTTCTttcgtcccaagttacttgagtcatttttctttttggctaaaaacaaaacatctaatctcacatactttattctttcttttacttcactctctcttctttctcttactttattctctcatctactttatttaactcactaaacacaattttttaaatcccgtgccgaaaaaaatgcctcaagtaacgtgggacggagcaagtatttttttattcaacacTTCCGTTCTTAACCTTTTGTTATTCGGATCTGTCTATCAAAATTAATAtactttctattttttaaaacattttcATCGCATTATACTATGTGAGTTTAATTAtccattatttattaaaattaattttactaCTGTTTCTCAAcctcttttatattttatcatttttaaattaaagtTTGTATTATTTCAAAAGTCTTTATTTTTAGATTACGGATCTATAGTATTTGTATGCATTGGTAGAGGTGACAGTTACTCCACATGTAGATGATGGTAAAatgatatatacatatttttcgAAAATTTAGGTGATGGAAGATTAATGTAAAAAACTATTTTTGTCGTGAAATTATGAACTCTAAAAACACTGGTTGTTGGTTTGTCATAAAAAACGTTATTGAAATTATGATTATTGTTATAATGATTCCAATGAATATGAATCCTAATAAATAATGTGTTTGAAAACATTAAGTATTAGAATTTGAACTTATATTATTCAATTCAATCAACTGATAATTAAATCAACTAATGGATAAGCCCTTACTCCCTCaatccccaaagaatatgcactttgagttaGACACGAGTTTTAACGCAAAATTGGTAATgcaagagagatgtagagagaaaaaagtaattaaagtactgttagtgagttatgagtctcacctcattaaatAGAAagtattttcaaaatttggaagTGCATATTctcgtgggacggagggagtatattatttgaTAAACTTTGcccaaataaaatttaaataaatagttCTTGAAACAGATCAGAAGATCACGCGAAGACATATTGAGCAATCTTTCAATTCTTTAGAGAATTAAATGATATGCATCATTAATCTCTAGAAATCATGTACTCCTATTAGGTTTCCATCTCATTTTGTGATTTATATACAATTAAATGTTTAAAACCATACAATCCATCAAACATGAATTTATTGATTTGCTAGTCTTCTACTACAAAACCCCAACATAATCCACCCTCATTTTCTTAATAACATCATTTTTCTAAGTGGATACTAAACATAACCTTGGGATAAAGTATTTGAGGCTCTTTTTACCCTCTTGTTCTTAGTTAGACACAGCACTGCATATTGTTATTATTAGCTCCTGATttgaaacattttttatttataaagaagGAATAAATTTCGTATTATTCTTCTATTTGCAttaaaataactataattattttaacCCTCTGGATTTAGTCAAATTAGTTTCCAATGTTTATCATGATTCATGCAAAAGGATTAGTTTGcccaatatatttatttatattccaGTTGTACGTAAGTCTTCCCCGTCTTTGTCAACAAATAAGTTTCTTCGTTCTCACCTTTTGATTAGCTTAATAGCTATATGCTTAACTCTATAGATGCATtgctaataataaaaaattaattatatatacttTCTATGTATAATAATGTATTATGTAGTATGTATGGTATTTAAAACATATATATGTAATAACAAAAACGGGACAATGATCAAATCATAGCTATGCTATTCCTATtatatatacttcctccgtcccatagagtAGTTTTGCCATTGACCCTGTCATCCCCTAAAACTAGACAAagtctaaatataaaaagtttttcaataaattataatcttacacatcatttataatgtggactctacaatccactaatACTCATTCATTCCACTActgttttcttctctcttactttttccgtCTCTCTCATTTTATTAGTTATTCATTAAAACACGTGTCATTTATAAATTTGACAATTTTTtgggaacggagagagtattatacaGGTCACATTTAATTCATGAAACTCCTCCCTTCATTCATTTTCTGGTATATATAAGTATATAGAGATACCTTACTATTGAAGAGGACCgcaattataaatttataatctaGCAATAATTGAAGTGTAGATTTCTCGATTCCATTAATTATCCTATTATTCAACGAGCACGACTCTTGCTACGGCGAtgaatccatccgacctcaatAATTTATTGCTCAAGTAGAAAATTATCAATTACTAACTATTGTTTAAACAGAATGGTTCTCGAATTCAATAAACAAAGTATAATGTTCTGATAAATCCTAAGCAAGTTGGAGGGGCAACCGTCTCTTTGACCTAGCTAGAATCATCATACTTCCCCGTTTCTTGTTAATTACTAAGTCATTTATTTTTGACACGTAAATagatggtgaataaagtaagagaatatAAAAAGAAGGTTACTttccttaaaaaaataaaaatgacataattaataTGAAACAAAAGAGAGGGAGTAATTTACGCCCAACAAAACTGGCTGTATTAAAATTCTTACAAATAAAGTGacaattttcaaataaaaagtgGCCATTGTTCAGAAAAAGCGCAGTTAATTCGAATTAAAGT
Proteins encoded in this window:
- the LOC121741113 gene encoding uncharacterized protein LOC121741113; protein product: MEGLIPLVYKSLKKSQTRRKYECLSSGAAAQPYNIADFYMTDDNLDREYIGRRGSATPGPHDTQSGHSGAHHRRCSSVVIEGGRGFASDGRAHPPPKKQIVRFRSHRMLSCITGA